A window of the Trichoderma asperellum chromosome 6, complete sequence genome harbors these coding sequences:
- a CDS encoding uncharacterized protein (antiSMASH:Cluster_6.5) — MSSRPRRSAAAKAKEVISVHARWADMSEKEDTGTSMSSRRTGRGAASRDTASSPEETHSSVTVKLPTSKPRQSTRGGNRRGTDAFEGGEIVLGKRNRGAKKSYVIDSSPDDEDEEEEEEVEVEDDDDDDDDDDEDEEDARAEDDDDMEELGDEDAEGEDEMDVDAEGEDDTDVAPKTAGRPSAKNSRSTKPRPTVKVTTSRANRDDDEDEEEDDELSDPADSDIGDDTIVYGDRTMGDDEDAEGEEIEVAGDEDDIEEEEEEEEEEEEDDEMTMAPGANGDSDLDSEEGSRAETPDLAKMTKRQRARFEDIPQEFMKLPDEIQVKKVFTAEELSMRRQEMARRRRNLSEKRNEEVKMETINKLLKKQAPKINRKAAAAAAAADSQDQNAQKPDPIFIRWVSNKSGSRIAVPDEIVEGPSGILFGDKSQQPSAAPAKLVTEVA, encoded by the exons ATGTCTTCACGGCCACGGCGTTCTGCCGCCGCAAAGGCGAAGGAGGTCATTTCTGTCCACGCCAGATGGGCTGACATGAGCGAAAAGGAAGACACAGGTACTAGCATGTCATCACGACGGACAGGACGGGGCGCTGCCTCGCGCGATACGGCCTCATCGCCAGAAGAGACCCATTCCAGCGTTACAGTCAAGCTCCCCACTAGTAAACCACGGCAAAGCACCCGAGGAGGCAATCGCCGGGGGACCGATGCCTTTGAGGGCGGCGAAATTGTGCTCGGAAAGCGTAACCGTGGCGCTAAAAAGAGCTATGTAATCGACTCGAGTcctgatgatgaagatgaggaagaggaagaagaggtagaagttgaagatgacgatgacgatgacgatgacgacgatgaggacgaggaggacgCGAGAGCagaggacgacgatgataTGGAAGAGCTTGGCGACGAAGATGCCGAAGGCGAGGATGAGATGGACGTTGATGCAGAAGGTGAAGATGACACTGACGTGGCGCCCAAAACGGCTGGACGCCCCTCAGCAAAGAACTCAAGATCTACCAAGCCCAGGCCTACGGTGAAGGTCACCACATCCAGGGCTAATcgggatgatgacgaagatgaggaagaagatgacgagcttAGTGACCCTGCCGATAGCGACATCGGCGACGACACCATCGTTTATGGCGATCGGACAATGggagatgacgaagatgctgagggagaagaaatcgaggttgctggcgatgaggatgacattgaagaagaggaggaggaggaggaggaagaagaagaggatgatgagatgacTATGGCGCCAGGAGCAAACGGCGATTCAGATCTCGATAGTGAGGAGGGTAGCCGAGCGGAGACACCAGACCTCGCGAAAATGACCAAGCGACAGAGGGCTCGGTTCGAGGATATACCACAAGAGTTTATGAAATTGCCTGATG AGATTCAAGTTAAGAAGGTCTTTACCGCGGAAGAACTATCTATGCGTCGTCAGGAGATGGCGAGAAGGCGACGGAATCTCAGCGAGAAGCGGAATGAGGAAGTCAAA ATGGAGACCATCAACAAGCTTTTGAAGAAGCAGGCCCCGAAAATTAATCGCAAAGCAGCTGCCGCGGCCGCGGCCGCTGACTCACAGGACCAGAATGCGCAAAAACCCGACCCCATCTTTATTCGCTGGGTTAGTAATAAGAGCGGCAGCCGAATTGCTGTTCCCGATGAAATTGTTGAGGGACCGTCTGGCATCCTATTCGGCGACAAGAGCCAACAGCCATCGGCTGCACCAGCAAAGCTGGTAACAGAGGTGGCTTAG
- the RAB11B gene encoding Ras- protein Rab-11B (BUSCO:EOG092D3UPV~antiSMASH:Cluster_6.5) translates to MANDEYDFLFKVVLIGDSGVGKSNLLSRFTRNEFNLDSKSTIGVEFATRSIQVDSKTIKAQIWDTAGQERYRAITSAYYRGAVGALLVYDISKHQTYENVTRWLKELRDHADANIVIMLVGNKSDLRHLRAVPTDEAKSFASENHLSFIETSALDASNVELAFQNILTEIYRIVSSKALDSGDGAQATIGAGTNISLSKAADDEAAKGGKCC, encoded by the exons ATGGCCAACGACGAGTATGAT TTCCTCTTCAAAG TTGTCTTGATTGGAGACTCTGGAGTCGGAAAGTCCAATCTTCTCAGCCGATTCACTCGAAACGAATTCAACCTCGACTCCAAGTCGACTATCGGTGTCGAGTTTGCCACCAGATCAATTCAGGTTGACTCCAAGACCATCAAGGCGCAAATTTGGGATACAGCCGGCCAGGAGCGTTACCGTGCCATCACTTCCGCATACTACCGAGGTGCGGTCGGCGCCCTCCTTGTCTACGATATCAGCAAGCACCAGACATACGAGAACGTTACGAGATGGCTAAAGGAGCTGCGAGATCACGCCGATGCAAACATTGTCATCATGCTGGTCGGAAACAAGAGCGATTTGAGACACCTGAGAGCTGTTCCTACAGATGAGGCCAAGAGCTTTGCTA GCGAGAACCATTTGTCTTTCATCGAGACATCCGCTCTCGATGCCAGCAACGTTGAGCTTGCTTTCCAGAATATTCTTACGG AAATCTACCGGATCGTATCTAGCAAGGCGCTCGACAGCGGCGATGGTGCCCAAGCCACCATCGGTGCTGGCACTAATATCTCACtcagcaaggctgccgacgacgaggctgccaagggtGGCAAGTGCTGCTAA
- a CDS encoding uncharacterized protein (antiSMASH:Cluster_6.5) has protein sequence MAYRFNCFTANPGGLYPEDVFGILAGPSQDNSGNRQPAELDKGNSNDPPIAQYNPPFLPSFRPTASLPPIPSFILRDQQIKPDEWEMMARRFAIPGQPVRSPPAYHFPPPDAPCWNRNPTPAAQHQLSNNTRGGQQEHEPFTWTVGGSGENWQIHPGLVELRKMARREGLYPGDWITAAKEIMVLQSQVKDGIIRGVPVVPEIREQTLDRLQKLRSASRKEIANFNAAIDKIVDDAKAAHAAAVKKGKSTAAYPTVVGASFSDPVKRDTEAALRNEAERQKNAVLDNQTKPPPYTRGRIKNERRFTLTDKKRTLSDGDSQCESY, from the coding sequence ATGGCGTATCGATTCAACTGCTTTACCGCCAATCCAGGTGGGCTCTACCCAGAGGACGTGTTCGGCATACTTGCCGGGCCCTCTCAAGACAACTCGGGTAATCGACAACCTGCTGAGCTCGACAAAGGCAACTCGAATGATCCGCCTATTGCACAATACAATCCACCTTTTCTCCCATCTTTTCGCCCAACTGCTTCTCTACCGCCTATTCCTTCATTTATTCTTAGAGACCAGCAAATCAAGCCAGACGAGTGGGAGATGATGGCACGCCGATTCGCAATTCCCGGCCAGCCTGTGCGCAGCCCTCCGGCATATCACTTTCCTCCTCCGGACGCTCCATGCTGGAATCGTAACCCAACACCTGCAGCCCAGCACCAACTTAGCAACAATACTCGGGGTGGGCAGCAAGAACATGAGCCGTTCACTTGGACCGTCGGTGGCAGTGGTGAAAATTGGCAAATACACCCGGGATTAGTCGAATTGCGTAAAATGGCGCGGCGCGAAGGTCTCTACCCTGGCGATTGGATAACTGCTGCGAAGGAGATCATGGTGCTCCAAAGTCAGGTCAAAGATGGTATCATCCGCGGAGTTCCAGTTGTGCCTGAAATAAGAGAGCAAACGCTTGACCGGTTACAAAAACTAAGGAGCGCTTCGAGGAAAGAAATCGCCAACTTCAATGCCGCGATCGATAAGATTGTGGACGACGCCAAGGCGGCTCACGCTGCTGCCGTGAAGAAAGGCAAAAGTACAGCTGCGTATCCAACTGTGGTAGGCGCCAGCTTCTCGGATCCAGTCAAACGAGACACTGAAGCTGCTCTGAGAAACGAGGccgaaagacaaaaaaatgCCGTGCTGGACAACCAAACCAAGCCTCCTCCATACACAAGGGGCCGCATCAAAAATGAACGCCGATTTACTCTTACCGACAAGAAACGAACCCTGTCCGATGGCGACAGCCAGTGCGAGTCTTACTAG
- a CDS encoding uncharacterized protein (antiSMASH:Cluster_6.5), translated as MSSRRTGRGAASRDTASSPEETHSSVTVKLPTSKPRQSTRGGNRRGTDAFEGGEIVLGKRNRGAKKSYVIDSSPDDEDEEEEEEVEVEDDDDDDDDDDEDEEDARAEDDDDMEELGDEDAEGEDEMDVDAEGEDDTDVAPKTAGRPSAKNSRSTKPRPTVKVTTSRANRDDDEDEEEDDELSDPADSDIGDDTIVYGDRTMGDDEDAEGEEIEVAGDEDDIEEEEEEEEEEEEDDEMTMAPGANGDSDLDSEEGSRAETPDLAKMTKRQRARFEDIPQEFMKLPDEIQVKKVFTAEELSMRRQEMARRRRNLSEKRNEEVKMETINKLLKKQAPKINRKAAAAAAAADSQDQNAQKPDPIFIRWVSNKSGSRIAVPDEIVEGPSGILFGDKSQQPSAAPAKLVTEVA; from the exons ATGTCATCACGACGGACAGGACGGGGCGCTGCCTCGCGCGATACGGCCTCATCGCCAGAAGAGACCCATTCCAGCGTTACAGTCAAGCTCCCCACTAGTAAACCACGGCAAAGCACCCGAGGAGGCAATCGCCGGGGGACCGATGCCTTTGAGGGCGGCGAAATTGTGCTCGGAAAGCGTAACCGTGGCGCTAAAAAGAGCTATGTAATCGACTCGAGTcctgatgatgaagatgaggaagaggaagaagaggtagaagttgaagatgacgatgacgatgacgatgacgacgatgaggacgaggaggacgCGAGAGCagaggacgacgatgataTGGAAGAGCTTGGCGACGAAGATGCCGAAGGCGAGGATGAGATGGACGTTGATGCAGAAGGTGAAGATGACACTGACGTGGCGCCCAAAACGGCTGGACGCCCCTCAGCAAAGAACTCAAGATCTACCAAGCCCAGGCCTACGGTGAAGGTCACCACATCCAGGGCTAATcgggatgatgacgaagatgaggaagaagatgacgagcttAGTGACCCTGCCGATAGCGACATCGGCGACGACACCATCGTTTATGGCGATCGGACAATGggagatgacgaagatgctgagggagaagaaatcgaggttgctggcgatgaggatgacattgaagaagaggaggaggaggaggaggaagaagaagaggatgatgagatgacTATGGCGCCAGGAGCAAACGGCGATTCAGATCTCGATAGTGAGGAGGGTAGCCGAGCGGAGACACCAGACCTCGCGAAAATGACCAAGCGACAGAGGGCTCGGTTCGAGGATATACCACAAGAGTTTATGAAATTGCCTGATG AGATTCAAGTTAAGAAGGTCTTTACCGCGGAAGAACTATCTATGCGTCGTCAGGAGATGGCGAGAAGGCGACGGAATCTCAGCGAGAAGCGGAATGAGGAAGTCAAA ATGGAGACCATCAACAAGCTTTTGAAGAAGCAGGCCCCGAAAATTAATCGCAAAGCAGCTGCCGCGGCCGCGGCCGCTGACTCACAGGACCAGAATGCGCAAAAACCCGACCCCATCTTTATTCGCTGGGTTAGTAATAAGAGCGGCAGCCGAATTGCTGTTCCCGATGAAATTGTTGAGGGACCGTCTGGCATCCTATTCGGCGACAAGAGCCAACAGCCATCGGCTGCACCAGCAAAGCTGGTAACAGAGGTGGCTTAG
- a CDS encoding uncharacterized protein (BUSCO:EOG092D34RI), translated as MAAVYKSLSKSGNEKPESSSNGVKKNKQRVLILSSRGVTYRHRHLLNDIASLLPHSRKDAKFDSKSRLGELNELAELYNCNNVLFFEARKGKDLYVWLSKVPNGPTVKFHLQNLHTMEELHFTGNCLKGSRPILSFDAAFETQPHLRVIKELFLHTFGVPQGARKSKPFIDHVMGFTIADGKIWIRNYQISEVEQSKVKVDDEDISEQAATGKSKNTDINLVEIGPRFVLTPLVIQEGSFGGPIIYENREFVSPNQIRADIRRAKAARHNARTEQTVGRLSKKSDLGLRSNGNRRAKDELDKSALFA; from the exons ATGGCGGCCGTTTACAAGTCGTTATCGAAGAGCGGCAACGAGAAGCCTGAATCATCGAGCAATGGCGTCAAGAAAAACAAGCAGAGAGTGCTGATCTTGTCCAGCCGAGGTGTCACCTACAG GCACCGCCATCTCTTGAACGATATTGCTTCACTGCTCCCTCACAGCCGAAAAGATGCCAAATTCGACTCAAAGTCTAGACTGGGCGAGCTCAATGAGCTCGCTGAGCTCTACAACTGCAACAACGTTCTTTTCTTCGAAGCGAGGAAGGGCAAAGATTTGTATGTGTGGTTGAGCAAAGTCCCCAATGGCCCGACAGTCAAGTTTCATCTCCAGAACT TGCACACAATGGAGGAGCTGCACTTCACCGGCAACTGCTTAAAGGGCTCACGGCCGATCCTTTCGTTCGACGCCGCTTTCGAGACACAGCCACACCTTCGTGTCATTAAAGAGCTATTCCTTCACACGTTTGGCGTTCCTCAGGGCGCGCGAAAGTCCAAGCCTTTCATTGATCACGTCATGGGCTTCACCATTGCGGATGGAAAAATTTGGATTCGAAACTATCAAATCTCCGAAGTTGAGCAGAGCAAAGTCAAGGTTGATGACGAGGATATCTCTGAGCAAGCCGCGACCGGCAAATCCAAGAACACGGACATCAACCTTGTCGAAATCGGGCCTAGATTTGTCCTCACCCCCCTTGTGATCCAGGAAGGCTCATTCGGTGGACCGATCATATACGAAAACAGAGAATTCGTCTCCCCTAACCAGATCAGAGCCGATATCCGAAGGGCAAAGGCTGCAAGACACAACGCCAGGACAGAACAGACAGTCGGACGTTTGTCTAAGAAGAGCGATTTGGGTCTGCGATCCAACGGGAACCGACGGGCTAAGGATGAGCTGGATAAGTCTGCACTGTTTGCGTAA
- a CDS encoding uncharacterized protein (antiSMASH:Cluster_6.5): MDAEKTMRCQQVRLQVERRLDVLHIRVKPEQISKLFFNNWRSKRCALTGGWNR; this comes from the exons ATGGACGCAGAGA AAACCATGCGCTGCCAGCAGGTAAGACTACAAGTTGAAAGGCGACTCGATGTCCTTCATATACGAGTCAAGCCAGAGCAGATCAGCAAGCTCTTTTTCAACAACTGGCGAAGCAAGAGATGTGCCCTCACTGGCGGTTGGAATAGGTGA
- a CDS encoding uncharacterized protein (EggNog:ENOG41~antiSMASH:Cluster_6.5) produces the protein MDDSEGKTSTDSVPKWQLNLPSDEPAADAPQSQAEDAQSDKLEVARRFLEDDAVKTAPRDVKIDFLKSKGVEDEDIQFLLNEPEGEPSATEDSVPTDESNQKALSVLEKSFAPTPPAAPAPPTSILAGSDRPPVVTYPEFLTKPQNDPPLVTTNGLLNTLYAFGGLSTLLYGASKYAVEPMVEKQTSARIDLHETTSKKLESILTQLEGTVSVVPSYNKTGSNAASEADDVDDPSEMFHRDIGTQTTSPLTSSSKGKDEAQSKLQADRLSKLAKSLTGLTNDYKKQSTDSENIKAFLDTFRDELDTMTYGHHAEIFGAYDINKKKKKTDSEDEIRKVRDNIRRIKGVLLSARTFPTSAR, from the exons ATGGACGACTCAGAGGGGAAAACATCAACCGACAGCGTGCCCAAGTGGCAGCTCAACCTGCCCAGCGATGAGCCAGCAGCTGATGCGCCGCAGTCACAAGCAGAAGATGCCCAGTCAGATAAGCTGGAGGTCGCGAGACGATTCCTGGAGGATGACGCCGTCAAGACTGCTCCGCGAGATGTCAAGATCGACTTTCTGAAATCAAAGGGtgttgaagacgaagatatcCAGTTTCTTCTAAACGAGCCTGAAGGAGAGCCATCAGCGACGGAAGATTCAGTCCCAACAGAC GAGTCCAACCAGAAAGCACTATCAGTGCTAGAAAAATCATTTGCCCCTACACCACCGGCCGCTCCCGCGCCGCCGACGTCTATTCTCGCAGGAAGCGATCGGCCTCCTGTAGTGACATATCCCGAGTTCCTCACCAAGCCGCAGAATGACCCCCCCTTGGTCACGACCAACGGGCTCCTTAATACTCTCTATGCCTTTGGTGGCCTTTCTACCCTTCTATACGGCGCGAGTAAATACGCCGTTGAGCCGATGGTGGAGAAACAAACAAGCGCGCGGATTGACCTGCACGAGACCACCTCCAAGAAGCTAGAGAGTATTCTCACACAGCTTGAAGGCACCGTCTCCGTTGTCCCATCATATAACAAGACTGGGTCAAATGCTGCTTCAGAGGCCGACGATGTCGATGACCCCTCCGAAATGTTCCACCGAGACATTGGCACGCAGACAACCTCCCCTCTCACCTCTTCGTCAAAGGGCAAAGATGAGGCCCAGTCGAAGCTCCAAGCAGACCGTCTTTCAAAGCTAGCCAAGTCTCTCACAGGGCTCACCAACGACTACAAAAAGCAGAGCACCGACTCTGAAAATATCAAGGCTTTCTTGGACACCTTCCGCGATGAGCTTGACACTATGACGTACGGCCATCATGCCGAGATATTCGGTGCCTACGATataaacaagaagaagaagaagaccgaCTCCGAAGACGAGATTCGAAAAGTGAGAGATAATATTAGGAGGATAAAGGGAGTTTTGTTGAGTGCACGGACATTCCCTACATCTGCCAGGTGA
- a CDS encoding uncharacterized protein (antiSMASH:Cluster_6.5): MASKPPEEDLDENISVTSTDDGAGGPEEDFFVTKILAEREVNGEPVYLIEWQDLPLAEATWEPRENLSDALMAEWEQAKADQRKGLVPRFKIQEWKNANIQHYESRLARHRLRNIVRERRGLPQTAWTRTLNHLLRDLADFANDEDDQNDEAETNLTTKSLPQSPASDNASTPMNLLESRVSEPSAQTIISSSERVSQEYCIGTSDGGGGREGVGGARAGGGTEGVLSLVEKSALDHPSDERPVSEDVEVTIPNPHRDSIQPSKFSCELPKRPSIPSRAPAGGSAKSAGYANVFAGGLTRKGRGTLSEAASNPEQNPKFLNLRLTRKIELQRRNKEGLNPPAHRPSALISLDRNNPQATIGGQQTTKKAADNASTSKNSNGESTSPKKNGIVQWEDEAMEMDPTDSLFVSEHLPLTPRDTSNQEAREPGAEKEEANDPTTISKTVQVGPGQQDTVTISFEGVPSRASSPWATQFCSDDRLIFTHTCTAQDFSYQINKGADLSRAQLCKGTALSFTENIRLSNLADNLRLANLGLLCSNERYYVVLFPNSQATPNSDKITLEYTIFEPLSSLGSSMLAPAPRLRMSNKDIMSSASYPRPLDHVFGGKYEHLLPPDARNAQKHNFFLAFPPRAEQEAAMLSWWLRIYDSNSDVRTSFSVGHWSSFLELPHGTVIIHEDGLWFIRLFPKLHGLLHERRASFSFWMFGRSLAPVPLFGSGDLTVSPLGDVHLQRVFDLGAAYLITPSFLVSEPGQAYTFLKWFWNIHVKNDMRRPRKLVLCAKVDEWMHNLIYEKMLLRRTLPVTASQEELEAAGISDKAIECRNKSFKLLQQLVFDAVYERTNYIVAAPESIDGNDEQSLVNWFGYWSTLNIDQFRRYSVVGSDSQTKVRLSRILRTPNYSKSIITDPDSVESDLTDSLDSTLATSPSAQRPNRDDESSQLAFELAEIEKSQRGEWCPVKLFWFPVGYSTSNVSFWLGDIDPKYKNYDEWFNHFWRTFNTARQSRNSYAGLFYTLDERQASSSRGVHNTKRSPWAVIFRAISPHIRPWKKSEMFIWDIRYSKMLSEGKSFCYSDLLESQQHLIKYLEEKTKGILDLEKVWVGSFGARAGCSALDVTMRWLDSLLGKVRDWIPAPAKEVPLRGWSLATREKLSENQKSDGVAMNDDITKINLPLQEDTLSTPKIIFHPPSGNNQKPYTRCRNRLHQWAREADPKLEGTNFDDRNGAWERAIYTEMHLAEQHTCRQKM, encoded by the exons ATGGCGTCTAAACCACCCGAAGAAGACCTTGACGAGAATATTTCAGTCACTTCTACGGACGATGGGGCTGGAGGTCCCGAAGAAGACTTCTTTGTCACCAAGATACTGGCCGAGAGAGAAGTAAATGGAGAACCTGTCTACCTGATTGAGTGGCAAGACCTCCCTTTGGCAGAAGCAACATGGGAGCCCAGAGAAAACTTAAGCGATGCACTCATGGCCGAGTGGGAGCAAGCCAAGGCAGaccaaagaaaaggattGGTACCACGGTTTAAGATCCAAGAATGGAAAAACGCTAACATCCAACACTACGAGTCTCGACTTGCCCGACACCGTCTTCGTAACATTGTGCGAGAAAGACGTGGCTTACCGCAGACTGCATGGACAAGAACGTTAAATCATCTTCTGAGAGATCTTGCCGATTTTGCaaatgacgaagacgaccaaAATGATGAGGCTGAAACAAATCTCACAACAAAAAGCCTGCCTCAAAGTCCTGCTAGTGATAATGCATCTACTCCTATGAATCTTTTAGAGAGTAGAGTTTCGGAGCCTTCAGCGCAAACTATAATTAGCTCATCTGAAAGGGTCTCCCAAGAATATTGCATTGGAACATCTGAcgggggaggaggaagagaaggagtaGGAGGAGCaagagcaggaggaggaacAGAAGGAGTTCTAAGTCTGGTGGAGAAGTCAGCTCTCGACCACCCCAGCGATGAAAGACCGGTTTCAGAAGATGTCGAAGTCACAATACCAAATCCTCACAGAGATTCTATTCAACCTTCAAAATTTTCTTGTGAGTTACCTAAAAGACCCTCTATTCCAAGCCGGGCACCTGCAGGGGGATCAGCAAAGTCAGCAGGATACGCAAATGTTTTCGCTGGCGGTCTTACTCGCAAAGGGAGAGGAACATTGAGCGAAGCAGCGTCAAACCCAGAACAGAATCCCAAGTTTTTGAATTTACGCCTTACAAGGAAGATAGAGTTGCAACGTCGGAATAAAGAAGGGTTAAACCCTCCAGCTCATCGGCCGTCTGCACTCATCTCTCTTGATCGCAATAATCCTCAAGCTACGATAGGCGGGCAACAAACGACCAAGAAAGCCGCAGATAATGCCTCAACCAGCAAAAATTCCAACGGCGAAAGCACCAGCCCCAAGAAAAATGGCATTGTTCAATGGGAAGACGAGGCGATGGAAATGGATCCAACTGATAGTCTTTTTGTATCTGAACATTTGCCTCTAACACCTCGGGATACATCAAATCAAGAAGCTAGAGAACCCGGagctgagaaagaggaggcgAACGATCCGACAACAATAAGCAAAACGGTACAAGTAGGCCCTGGCCAGCAAGATACTGTTACTATCTCATTCGAAGGGGTGCCTTCTAGAGCGAGCTCCCCTTGGGCGACACAATTTTGTTCCGATGACCGTCTCATCTTCACACATACGTGCACTGCTCAGGATTTTTCGTACCAGATAAACAAGGGAGCTGATTTATCAAGGGCACAGCTATGCAAAGGCACCGCTTTGTCATTTACCGAGAATATCCGTCTCAGTAATTTGGCAGACAATCTGAGACTCGCGAATCTTGGGTTGCTATGTTCCAATGAAAGATATTATGTGGTTTTGTTTCCTAATAGTCAAGCAACGCCAAATTCCGACAAGATAACTCTGGAGTATACAATTTTCGAACCACTCAGTTCCCTAGGATCGTCGATGCTAGCTCCCGCCCCACGACTGAGGATGTCAAACAAGGATATCATGAGCTCAGCATCGTATCCAAGGCCCTTGGATCATGTTTTTGGGGGGAAATATGAGCACTTGCTGCCCCCTGACGCGAGAAATGCTCAAAAGCACAactttttcttggcttttcCCCCTCGTGCTGAACAAGAGGCTGCTATGTTATCCTGGTGGCTGAGGATTTATGATAGTAACAGCGATGTTCGGACCAGTTTCAGCGTTGGCCATTGGTCTAGCTTCTTAGAACTGCCTCATGGTACTGTCATTATTCACGAAGACGGACTCTGGTTTATACGGCTATTTCCCAAGCTTCATGGTCTACTGCATGAGCGTAGGGCAAGCTTTAGTTTTTGGATGTTTGGCCGTTCTCTGGCACCAGTCCCTTTATTCGGTTCTGGCGACTTGACAGTCTCCCCCCTAGGTGATGTTCATCTTCAGCGTGTATTCGATCTTGGAGCCGCCTATTTAATTACTCCAAGCTTCCTCGTCTCCGAACCGGGGCAAGCGTATACCTTCTTGAAATGGTTCTGGAATATTCACGTCAAAAATGACATGAGACGACCTAGAAAGTTGGTTCTCTGCGCAAAAGTGGACGAATGGATGCACAACCTAATCTACGAGAAGATGCTACTGAGGCGCACACTACCAGTTACAGCTTCACAAGAGGAACTGGAAGCTGCTGGTATATCCGATAAAGCAATTGAATGTCGAAACAAGTCTTTTAaacttcttcagcagcttgttTTTGATGCCGTCTATGAAAGAACTAACTACATTGTTGCTGCTCCTGAATCGATTGATGGCAACGATGAACAGAGCTTGGTTAACTGGTTTGGATACTGGTCTACTCTGAACATAGACCAGTTCCGCAGATATTCCGTTGTAGGTTCCGACTCGCAGACTAAGGTACGCCTCTCGAGGATCCTAAGAACACCAAATTACTCAAAGTCTATCATAACCGATCCGGACAGCGTAGAGTCAGATCTTACAGACAGCCTTGACTCTACTTTAGCCACGTCTCCTTCGGCACAACGGCCGAATCGAGATGATGAGAGCTCTCAGTTAGCATTTGAATTGGCCGAAATAGAGAAGTCGCAAAGGGGTGAGTGGTGTCCCGTGAAGCTGTTCTGGTTTCCAGTGGGGTACTCTACGTCGAATGTTTCGTTTTGGCTTGGGGACATCGACccaaaatataaaaactatgaTGAGTGGTTCAATCATTTCTGGAGAACCTTTAACACGGCTAGGCAAAGCCGGAATTCATATGCCGGATTGTTCTACACTCTTGACGAACGCCAGGCGTCATCATCGCGCGGAGTACACAATACCAAACGCTCGCCGTGGGCTGTTATATTCCGGGCTATAAGTCCGCATATACGGCCATGGAAAAAATCTGAGATGTTCATCTGGGACATACGTTATTCAAAGATGCTCAGTGAAGGTAAAAGCTTTTGCTACTCAGACCTTCTTGAATCCCAACAGCATTTGATAAAGTActtagaagaaaaaacaaaaggtaTACTGGACCTTGAAAAAGTGTGGGTTGGTTCTTTTGGGGCTAGGGCTGGCTGTAGTGCTCTGGATGTCACAATGCGATGGCTTGATAGCTTGCTAGGGAAGGTTAGGGACTGGATACCTGCACCAGCTAAGGAAGTTCCTCTTAGGGGCTGGAGCTTGGCCACTCGTGAGAAGTTATCGGAAAACCAGAAGAGCGATGGGGTCGCTATGAATGACGATATCACGAAGATAAACTTGCCACTTCAAGAGGACACATTATCAACCCCAAAAATAATTTTCCATCCACCCAGCGGCAACAACCAAAAGCCGTATACAAGATGCAGAAACCGATTACACCAATGGGCACGAGAAGCAGATCCCAAGTTAGAAGGGACCAACTTTGA TGATCGCAATGGGGCATGGGAGAGAGCGATATATACGGAAATGCACCTAGCAGAGCAGCATACATGTCGACAGAAAATGTAA